A section of the Callospermophilus lateralis isolate mCalLat2 chromosome 14, mCalLat2.hap1, whole genome shotgun sequence genome encodes:
- the LOC143380499 gene encoding uncharacterized protein C2orf78-like: MYSLPSATHTSSGVVSSSFVSAIDVTSSLTMSENFQNSSLHGNADSLQLSLPVVTNAASVTGGVCNFSRASAPAETSAWLLPSTCGTSFQPLMGSAYLYQHASTATVSKVTGQNLIPMAPAPYPSISEWYIPGSAEKSSSSLEDFNLTVTDQNTADSSLSMTSQYDKTSEANVVIPGYTLLSGRLVQVTLSQIPNQGHCLSLPHQEGSQVYYYDQNSLGTLLSGEHWPCLQSYGSVPYAGSSATAPQPEMVTVLKEVQPTNVLPSVPTPVTYYSVSTQSIEGTNFQGMETSLGMEASLGVQPPSQTFCLPQPPEFPHICNKRKSQIIEKNSQTELGDITTITPVQSSTDLLALPPNQSQEQTEIKNLCEINTMLSEPLDAYQIAMESQDPPLLPLDIPEIHQLLASIGPLDQEEKPHSENTHLERSSLSLEDQGTLGNGTEFSSGFADLTALVGDIHLPELFSSLKDFEQPESPTITKSNDTRTIMEKQGQEITSALKGPSEPMRKNKHKASECPDGTPQAKMQPRDLECTLRGEISHRDADSSRAPMHTAEHSISKAQKAASSRNSKAKGHGQEKTKRTRENNSRKAQERKQPGNKVKAEEKPTLPKPKGKRNQPDLCQEAFKKPRSCLGMHMLESVQVFHALGKKNDKKTGLSSSRAPGNSGRNQDPRPCPARKPWLAVKGPEKSQVKAQNPDISAEGKGPSPSIYEPPPPGKVKLVPLPFLTLEKPPPRPVINRRPQSLASRRPTGAYPAQPGPASSAQPMAVNQSQPATANPSWMRPAKPAHPVLTHAIQSGVSASTQPSVPRSAASGPAPYKTSSCTSLHWQPVPNVGTKPQSQPPKPQNQYLLQDFALQPIPWRKPNVSGQVVSTPITKQQRPEREAMKKKAQQERENAAKYTALGRVQCFIEREREMEISRYYGYII, from the exons aaaatttccaaaattcTTCTTTACATGGAAATGCTGATTCTCTGCAGCTCTCTCTTCCTGTGGTGACCAATGCAGCGTCCGTGACAGGAGGGGTCTGCAACTTCTCCAGAGCCTCTGCTCCAGCTGAAACTTCAGCATGGTTACTGCCCTCAACCTGTGGCACCTCCTTTCAGCCACTCATGGGCAGTGCCTACCTTTATCAACATGCTAGCACAGCTACGGTGTCTAAGGTTACTGGCCAGAACCTGATTCCCATGGCACCTGCCCCCTATCCAAGTATTTCTGAGTGGTATATCCCAGGAAGTGCTGAAAAGAGCTCATCTTCACTTGAGGACTTTAATCTGACTGTCACTGACCAGAACACAGCAGATTCTTCCCTATCAATGACATCCCAGTATGACAAAACTTCCGAAGCCAATGTGGTGATCCCTGGATATACACTACTATCTGGTAGGCTCGTCCAGGTGACACTATCTCAGATTCCAAATCAAGGACATTGCCTCTCACTACCCCACCAAGAAGGAAGCCAGGTCTACTACTATGATCAAAACTCTCTGGGGACTCTGCTCTCTGGAGAACATTGGCCCTGCCTGCAATCCTATGGCTCTGTGCCATATGCAGGAAGTAGTGCCACTGCCCCTCAACCAGAAATGGTGACAGTGCTGAAGGAAGTTCAGCCCACAAATGTCCTACCCTCAGTCCCTACACCTGTGACCTACTACTCTGTGTCCACTCAAAGTATAGAAGGAACAAATTTTCAAG GGATGGAAACTTCCCTAGGGATGGAGGCTTCCTTGGGAGTGCAACCTCCAAGTCAGACATTTTGTCTGCCACAGCCTCCAGAATTCCCACACATCTGCAATAAGAGAAAAAGCCAAATAATTGAGAAAAACTCACAAACTGAACTTGGGGACATTACCACAATAACTCCAGTCCAGAGTTCTACAGATTTATTGGCATTGCCTCCAAATCAAAGCCAGGAACAGACAGAGATTAAGAATTTGTGTGAGATTAACACCATGCTCTCAGAGCCACTGGATGCCTACCAGATTGCCATGGAGAGCCAGGATCCTCCACTACTCCCTTTAGACATCCCTGAAATCCACCAGCTTCTGGCCTCCATTGGTCCTCTGGACCAAGAGGAGAAGCCACATTCTGAAAATACCCATCTAGAAAGGAGTAGCCTGAGTCTTGAGGACCAAGGCACACTTGGAAATGGGACTGAATTTAGCAGTGGTTTTGCAGACCTCACTGCACTGGTGGGGGATATTCACCTTCCTGAGCTTTTCAGTTCCTTAAAAGACTTTGAACAACCTGAAAGTCCCACAATAACAAAATCCAATGATACCAGAACCATCATGGAAAAGCAGGGGCAGGAAATCACAAGTGCCTTAAAGGGTCCTAGTGAGCCAATGAGGAAGAACAAACATAAAGCCTCGGAGTGTCCTGATGGAACTCCTCAGGCCAAAATGCAGCCAAGGGATCTGGAATGCACATTAAGAGGAGAAATTTCTCACAGGGATGCAGACAGTAGCAGGGCTCCTATGCACACTGCCGAGCACTCTATCAGCAAAGCTCAGAAAGCTGCATCCAGCAGGAACAGCAAGGCTAAGGGCCATGGGCAGGAAAAGACCAAGAGGACCAGAGAAAACAACTCCAGGAAAGCCCAGGAGAGGAAGCAGCCAGGCAATAAAGTCAAGGCCGAAGAGAAGCCAACTCTGCCCAAACCGAAGGGGAAGAGGAACCAACCTGACCTTTGCCAAGAGGCCTTTAAGAAGCCTCGGAGCTGTCTCGGCATGCACATGCTGGAGTCGGTGCAGGTTTTCCATGCATTGGGGAAGAAGAATGATAAGAAAACTGGGCTGTCTTCCTCCCGGGCCCCGGGAAACTCAGGCCGTAACCAAGACCCCCGTCCATGCCCAGCTAGGAAACCATGGCTGGCAGTTAAGGGTCCTGAGAAATCACAAGTCAAAGCCCAGAATCCAGATATTAGTGCTGAAGGAAAGGGTCCCTCTCCATCCATTTATGAGCCTCCACCACCTGGGAAGGTTAAATTGGTACCTTTGCCTTTTCTGACCCTGGAGAAACCTCCACCTCGACCAGTAATCAATCGGAGGCCACAATCTCTGGCCTCACGCAGACCCACTGGGGCTTACCCTGCCCAGCCTGGCCCTGCTAGCTCAGCTCAACCCATGGCAGTCAACCAATCCCAACCAGCTACTGCCAACCCATCTTGGATGCGTCCTGCCAAGCCAGCTCACCCCGTTTTGACTCATGCCATTCAGTCAGGTGTGAGTGCTTCTACCCAGCCTAGTGTCCCTCGGTCTGCTGCTTCTGGGCCTGCACCCTACAAAACATCATCTTGCACTTCTCTCCATTGGCAACCAGTTCCCAATGTTGGGACCAAGCCCCAGTCACAACCGCCCAAGCCTCAAAACCAATATCTTCTCCAAGACTTTGCCTTACAACCAATTCCATGGAGGAAACCCAATGTTTCTGGGCAAGTAGTATCAACTCCCATCACCAAACAGCAGAGGCCAGAGAGGGAAGCCATGAAGAAGAAGGCTCAACAAGAGCGTGAGAATGCTGCCAAGTACACTGCTTTGGGGAGAGTGCagtgtttcattgagagggaaagagagatggAGATTTCTCGCTACTATGGCTACATAATTTAA